The proteins below come from a single Cylindrospermopsis raciborskii Cr2010 genomic window:
- a CDS encoding B12-binding domain-containing radical SAM protein, with amino-acid sequence MRVLLVYPIFPKTFWSYEKILDLVDRKVLLPPLGLITVAAILPQEWEFKLVDRNIRPATEEEWAWADVVIFSAMIVQKQDLLDQVREAKRRGKLVALGGPYPTSTPQEVQEAGADFLILDEGEITLPMFVTAIESGQKSGIFRATEKPDVTSTPIPRFDLLDFSAYDMMSVQFSRGCPFQCEFCDIIVLYGRKPRTKTPEQLLAELDCLYRLGWRRGIFMVDDNFIGNKRNVKLLLKELKVWMAEHEYPFRFDTEASIDLAQDPELMELMVESGFAAVFLGIETPDEDSLQLTKKFQNTRSSLAESVQTIIKTGLRPMAGFIIGFDGEQKGAGDRIVRFAEQAAIPSTTFAMLQALPNTALWHRLQKEGRLRENQDGNINQTTLMNFIPTRPLEDIAKEYVDAFCALYDPIKYLDRTYRCFLLMGSPKWKAPFKMPDWVIVKALLIVIWRQGIKRETRWKFWHHLFSIIKHNPQVAEHYLATCAHNEHFLEYRQIVRDQIESQLAVYLAQGAEKPYVVPQKEKVGV; translated from the coding sequence ATGCGTGTCCTACTGGTTTATCCCATATTTCCCAAAACCTTCTGGTCCTATGAAAAAATCCTCGACCTGGTAGATAGAAAAGTCCTACTACCACCTTTAGGCCTCATTACAGTAGCTGCTATTTTACCCCAGGAATGGGAGTTTAAACTAGTAGACCGTAACATTCGTCCCGCTACAGAAGAGGAATGGGCATGGGCTGATGTGGTTATTTTCTCAGCTATGATTGTCCAAAAACAAGACCTGTTAGATCAAGTACGCGAAGCAAAACGTCGTGGTAAATTAGTAGCTTTAGGTGGGCCCTACCCCACATCCACACCCCAAGAGGTACAAGAAGCGGGAGCGGATTTTCTGATTTTGGATGAGGGGGAAATTACCCTACCCATGTTTGTCACCGCCATAGAAAGCGGTCAGAAATCGGGCATTTTTCGGGCTACGGAAAAACCAGATGTCACAAGCACACCAATTCCTCGATTTGATTTGCTAGACTTTAGTGCCTATGACATGATGTCAGTGCAGTTTTCTCGAGGTTGCCCTTTTCAATGCGAGTTTTGTGACATTATTGTCCTCTATGGCAGAAAACCCAGAACTAAAACTCCAGAACAACTTTTAGCTGAGTTGGATTGTCTTTATCGGTTAGGTTGGCGGCGTGGTATATTCATGGTTGACGATAACTTTATTGGCAATAAACGTAATGTTAAATTATTGCTTAAAGAGTTAAAGGTTTGGATGGCAGAACATGAGTATCCTTTCCGGTTTGACACGGAAGCATCTATAGATTTAGCCCAAGATCCCGAATTAATGGAATTGATGGTTGAGTCTGGTTTTGCCGCAGTATTTTTGGGCATTGAAACCCCCGATGAAGATAGTTTACAACTAACCAAAAAATTTCAAAATACCCGCAGTTCCCTAGCAGAATCGGTACAAACTATTATTAAGACGGGACTGCGACCCATGGCAGGCTTTATTATTGGTTTTGATGGGGAACAAAAAGGTGCAGGCGATCGCATTGTCAGATTTGCAGAGCAAGCTGCCATTCCCTCCACCACCTTTGCCATGTTACAAGCATTGCCAAACACTGCATTATGGCATCGGTTACAAAAGGAAGGAAGACTAAGGGAAAATCAGGATGGGAATATTAATCAGACAACTTTAATGAACTTTATCCCCACCCGTCCTTTGGAGGACATTGCCAAGGAATATGTTGATGCTTTTTGCGCCTTATATGATCCCATTAAGTATTTAGATCGTACCTATAGGTGTTTTCTACTCATGGGTTCACCCAAGTGGAAAGCTCCCTTCAAAATGCCTGATTGGGTAATCGTAAAAGCCCTGTTAATAGTTATTTGGAGACAGGGAATTAAAAGAGAAACCCGGTGGAAATTTTGGCATCATCTATTTAGCATTATCAAACATAATCCCCAGGTGGCAGAACATTATTTGGCAACTTGCGCCCACAACGAACATTTCTTGGAATACCGCCAAATTGTTCGAGATCAAATTGAAAGTCAACTAGCTGTTTATTTAGCTCAAGGAGCAGAAAAACCTTATGTGGTCCCACAAAAGGAAAAAGTAGGGGTTTAG
- a CDS encoding CPP1-like family protein yields the protein MSDQSPYENLGVSKDASFDEIQNARNRLLEQYGSDNRIREIVEAAYDAILMERLRMRQEGKIKVPEGIRFPEMRMPSPQKQVVNPSAYSPSWLQRFWDQPSVSDILWPAGSYLGLISISMFVDYNTAQVLQLTLLVGLVLSIYFINRKENKFLRAVLLTLVTLVLGLMMGGLIAGGIPLDSLSILGKSISPNQFSAVLTFILMWFVSSFLR from the coding sequence ATGAGCGATCAAAGTCCCTACGAAAATCTTGGGGTGTCAAAAGATGCTAGTTTCGATGAGATTCAAAATGCTCGAAATCGCCTGTTAGAACAGTATGGTAGTGATAATAGGATTCGGGAAATTGTTGAAGCAGCTTATGATGCAATTCTAATGGAGCGTCTGCGAATGCGTCAGGAGGGCAAAATTAAGGTTCCTGAAGGAATTCGCTTTCCTGAAATGCGAATGCCATCCCCCCAAAAACAAGTTGTTAACCCCAGCGCTTACTCCCCGTCTTGGCTACAAAGATTTTGGGATCAGCCCAGTGTCTCCGACATACTATGGCCAGCAGGTTCTTATTTAGGGTTAATTTCTATCAGTATGTTCGTCGACTATAATACAGCACAAGTATTACAGTTAACATTACTTGTGGGGTTAGTTCTAAGTATTTATTTCATTAATCGCAAGGAAAACAAATTTCTGAGGGCGGTTTTGTTGACATTGGTAACTCTGGTACTGGGTTTAATGATGGGAGGTCTGATAGCTGGGGGAATACCATTGGATAGCCTGTCAATTTTAGGAAAGTCAATTTCTCCTAACCAGTTCTCGGCTGTGCTAACATTTATTTTAATGTGGTTTGTTAGTAGCTTTCTCCGTTAA
- a CDS encoding VOC family protein gives MHHVSIRTGNIHRAIAFYQELGFVVGTRFTTGYTLACWLEGLDSRIELIQIPQPKPAPDAFTDENYVGYYHLSFDLTSRVSDLSAWLLELQQKMSLVLELSPLKVLLEPTQQQIGDRILEVTFIADMDNLPLEFIRFLPNSLSVENKG, from the coding sequence ATGCATCATGTTTCTATTAGAACGGGTAATATTCATCGGGCAATCGCATTTTATCAAGAACTAGGTTTTGTAGTTGGCACTCGCTTCACGACAGGTTATACTTTAGCTTGTTGGTTGGAGGGATTAGATAGTCGCATCGAATTGATTCAAATTCCTCAACCCAAACCCGCACCGGATGCTTTTACGGATGAGAATTATGTGGGTTATTATCATCTTTCCTTTGATCTCACTTCCCGAGTGTCAGATTTATCTGCTTGGCTGTTAGAATTGCAACAGAAAATGTCTTTGGTTTTGGAACTATCACCCCTGAAAGTTCTTTTAGAACCTACTCAACAACAAATAGGCGATCGCATTTTAGAGGTAACTTTTATTGCTGACATGGATAATTTACCATTAGAGTTTATCCGTTTTTTGCCAAATAGTTTAAGCGTAGAGAATAAAGGTTAA
- a CDS encoding TIGR02652 family protein — protein MMNPGLQYPIFGPEIQCPHCRQTIPALTLTDTYLCIRHGAFEANPKTEELVHLQSGRHWRKWGNEWYRQHTHPDGIRFEIHEALDKLYTQGYRATRVIIARRYQELMSGYLERSSSWRSEQPETGNARLYGLPVEFGPDPLDEPCWDVINFDLDKEPGAPVRYPYFRLFE, from the coding sequence ATGATGAATCCAGGCTTACAGTACCCAATATTTGGACCTGAAATACAGTGTCCACACTGTCGCCAGACCATTCCGGCGCTGACTTTGACTGATACTTACTTGTGCATACGGCACGGTGCTTTTGAAGCTAATCCCAAAACTGAGGAGTTAGTACATCTCCAGTCGGGTCGTCACTGGCGCAAATGGGGTAATGAATGGTATAGACAACATACTCATCCTGATGGCATACGCTTTGAAATTCATGAGGCGCTAGATAAGCTCTATACTCAGGGTTATCGTGCTACAAGAGTGATTATTGCCCGGCGTTATCAAGAGCTAATGAGTGGTTACTTGGAGCGAAGTAGTTCTTGGCGGTCAGAACAACCGGAAACAGGTAATGCTCGATTGTATGGTTTACCAGTGGAGTTTGGACCAGATCCGCTTGATGAGCCATGCTGGGATGTGATTAACTTTGATTTGGATAAGGAACCAGGCGCTCCCGTGCGTTACCCCTATTTCCGACTGTTTGAGTAA
- a CDS encoding gamma carbonic anhydrase family protein, with amino-acid sequence MSTASYWTSPDFSQAAFIATNAIVIGSVKVAARSSIWYSAVVRGDVERIEIGECTNVQDGAILHGDPGLPTILEDHVTVGHRAVIHSAHIERGSLIGIGAIVLNGVRIGHSSILGAGAVVTKDIPPYSLVVGVPGKIVRQVTETEAAELFEHAEKYHQLALVHAGKGKDIGFIPHSAPLEK; translated from the coding sequence GTGTCTACTGCTTCCTATTGGACATCTCCGGATTTTTCTCAAGCCGCTTTTATAGCCACCAATGCCATTGTAATTGGATCGGTTAAAGTTGCAGCAAGGTCGAGTATTTGGTATAGTGCAGTGGTTAGGGGAGATGTGGAACGGATTGAAATTGGGGAATGCACAAACGTACAAGACGGAGCTATACTACATGGAGATCCTGGTCTACCTACTATTTTAGAAGACCATGTTACTGTAGGGCATCGTGCTGTGATACATTCTGCCCACATTGAACGAGGTAGTTTAATTGGCATTGGTGCAATAGTTTTAAATGGGGTTCGTATTGGTCATAGTAGCATCCTGGGAGCAGGTGCGGTAGTAACCAAAGACATACCTCCCTATTCTCTTGTCGTTGGAGTACCCGGTAAAATAGTCCGTCAAGTAACAGAAACTGAAGCGGCGGAACTTTTTGAACATGCCGAAAAATATCATCAGTTAGCCCTAGTCCATGCAGGAAAGGGGAAGGACATAGGTTTTATCCCACATTCTGCTCCCTTGGAAAAATGA
- a CDS encoding M16 family metallopeptidase, with product MLAIFAFYRSRLFLLLFILSFSLTLGLYLGDIFHIPLGFMEPKSETYQARLEKIPPQALEINNRRMVGNVQKIVLSNGLTVLTREVHSAPVVTVQVWYNVGSSQDSSGMSGIAHQLEHIMFKGTKKRPIQFSKIFNRLGSNSNAFTSYEQTAYYHTVYKNQLQALLELEADRMANLLIDSQDLASEKQVVISELEGYENRPKYRLKRAVMRSIFPHHGYGLPTGGTKSDVVNLTVEQLREHYEKHYHPNHAVLVIVGDFTTSKTLQAVKEIFGKIPPSQQLPSFPPSPVFQPSSSPIILREPGGKKLLQIIYPLPNLHHPDIPALGVMDYILTGGKNSHLYQTLVSSGLVTDLSARVVSLRQGGWYDLSVIPAPDQDLQTVYSTIESAITELVQTGIKNKDMERAKKQIIASVIFNRQDVTSQAMQLANDQLIANDYEYTEKYLEGVSQVNANQVINVTKKYLTKSAVIGFFVPDQNTSNSSYQTPGVKTEEFLEQVPLEHLNSREQVSDAEVTKYLPSSNNSEIPIVRAIIPQKLKLNNGLKVLLLADRSIPTITVAGYIQGGKEFDQAQKAGLASLVADSLMNGTTTQSMSVIAETLDSRGASLEFTVFREGVRLLGKSLREDLAILLHTVADVVKNSNFPAKELEISRQKAINELKSDLQDADEVANRKFIQALYPSNHPLHIFPTLESIQKLSREDTLNFRQMYYRPDNMVLAIVGDFELARVKSLLEMEFANWRVGGKAPAVQYPQVARKKRGFQINYPLLGKSQTVTYMGNLGVKRQDPRFYSALVLNQILTGDTVSGRLSSRIRDELGLTYGIYSNLQGGKNSGTFIIEMQTSSQHTQQAILKTREILQDIYQTGVTNGEIAAAKHSLISSYNLSLAKLQELTTRILMNEFFGLEQVELQTFPSKIQKVTRDQVNQLARQILNPDQLTVVTTGDIKSLSQ from the coding sequence ATGCTTGCGATTTTTGCCTTTTACCGGTCTCGTTTATTCTTACTGTTATTTATATTATCATTCTCCCTTACCCTAGGACTGTATTTGGGAGATATATTCCATATTCCCCTGGGGTTTATGGAACCGAAATCAGAAACCTACCAAGCAAGATTAGAAAAAATACCCCCACAAGCACTGGAAATAAATAATCGTAGAATGGTTGGCAACGTCCAAAAAATAGTTCTATCCAACGGGTTAACAGTATTAACCAGAGAAGTACACAGCGCTCCAGTTGTGACAGTACAAGTTTGGTATAATGTAGGTTCATCCCAGGATAGTTCAGGGATGAGTGGGATTGCTCATCAACTAGAGCATATAATGTTTAAAGGTACAAAAAAACGTCCCATACAATTTTCTAAAATATTTAACAGGTTAGGTAGTAACTCAAATGCATTTACCAGTTATGAACAAACAGCATACTATCATACTGTATACAAAAATCAACTACAAGCATTACTGGAATTAGAAGCGGATAGAATGGCGAATCTGCTAATTGATAGTCAAGATTTAGCCAGCGAAAAGCAAGTAGTGATTTCCGAATTAGAAGGTTATGAAAACCGTCCCAAATACCGTCTCAAAAGGGCTGTAATGCGGTCCATATTTCCCCATCATGGTTATGGGTTACCCACGGGTGGCACTAAAAGCGATGTAGTCAATTTGACCGTTGAGCAGCTCAGGGAACATTATGAAAAACACTATCATCCCAACCATGCTGTTTTAGTAATTGTGGGAGACTTTACCACCAGCAAAACCTTGCAAGCTGTTAAAGAAATATTTGGTAAAATTCCTCCGAGTCAACAATTACCCTCATTTCCCCCTTCTCCTGTTTTCCAACCTTCCAGTTCACCGATAATTCTGCGGGAACCCGGGGGGAAAAAACTTTTGCAAATAATTTATCCACTTCCCAATTTGCATCATCCAGATATTCCCGCTTTGGGAGTAATGGACTATATTCTGACTGGGGGAAAAAATTCCCATCTTTATCAAACTTTGGTCTCCTCTGGTTTGGTTACAGACCTTTCTGCTCGTGTTGTGAGCTTGCGACAAGGTGGTTGGTATGATTTATCGGTGATTCCTGCACCGGATCAAGATTTACAAACCGTATACTCTACTATTGAAAGCGCAATCACCGAACTTGTTCAAACAGGTATTAAAAACAAAGATATGGAACGAGCTAAAAAACAAATCATAGCATCAGTAATTTTCAACAGACAAGATGTAACTAGTCAAGCCATGCAATTGGCTAATGACCAGCTAATTGCTAATGATTACGAATATACAGAAAAATATTTAGAAGGAGTTAGTCAAGTAAATGCGAATCAGGTTATTAATGTTACAAAAAAATACTTAACTAAAAGTGCAGTAATTGGTTTTTTTGTACCTGATCAAAACACCTCAAATAGTTCTTATCAAACTCCGGGTGTGAAAACTGAGGAATTCTTAGAACAGGTACCATTAGAACACTTAAACAGTAGAGAGCAAGTGAGTGATGCTGAGGTAACCAAGTATTTACCATCTAGCAATAACAGTGAGATTCCCATAGTGAGAGCTATAATTCCCCAAAAGTTAAAGCTAAATAATGGTTTAAAGGTACTATTGTTAGCAGACAGAAGCATTCCTACAATTACAGTAGCTGGATACATTCAGGGTGGTAAAGAATTTGACCAAGCACAAAAAGCTGGCTTAGCATCCTTGGTAGCAGATAGCTTGATGAATGGAACCACAACGCAAAGTATGTCTGTGATTGCAGAAACCTTAGACAGTAGAGGAGCGAGTTTAGAATTTACTGTATTTAGGGAGGGAGTCCGATTACTAGGAAAAAGTCTGAGAGAAGACTTAGCCATATTGTTACATACTGTTGCTGACGTAGTCAAAAATAGTAACTTTCCCGCCAAAGAGTTAGAAATCAGTCGTCAAAAGGCCATAAATGAGCTAAAGTCAGACTTACAAGATGCTGATGAAGTAGCAAATCGCAAATTTATCCAAGCACTCTATCCGTCAAATCATCCATTACACATCTTTCCCACCTTAGAAAGTATACAAAAACTGAGCAGGGAGGATACGTTGAATTTTAGACAAATGTATTATCGTCCAGATAATATGGTTTTAGCAATAGTAGGTGATTTTGAACTTGCAAGAGTTAAATCACTATTAGAAATGGAGTTTGCCAATTGGCGAGTTGGTGGGAAAGCACCAGCAGTACAATATCCACAAGTAGCAAGAAAAAAACGAGGTTTCCAGATTAATTACCCATTACTAGGGAAGTCACAAACCGTCACCTATATGGGAAATCTGGGTGTAAAACGTCAAGATCCGAGATTTTACTCAGCTTTAGTATTAAATCAAATTTTAACAGGGGATACCGTATCCGGTAGGTTAAGTTCACGAATAAGAGATGAATTAGGCTTGACATATGGTATTTACAGTAATTTGCAAGGGGGAAAGAACTCAGGGACTTTTATTATAGAAATGCAAACTAGTTCCCAACATACTCAGCAGGCCATATTGAAAACTCGTGAAATTCTGCAAGACATATATCAAACAGGAGTCACCAATGGGGAAATAGCAGCTGCAAAACACTCCTTGATTAGTAGTTATAATCTTTCCTTAGCTAAACTCCAGGAATTAACTACCAGAATTTTAATGAACGAATTTTTTGGACTTGAGCAGGTGGAACTACAAACTTTCCCATCAAAGATCCAAAAAGTTACCAGGGATCAGGTCAATCAGTTAGCACGTCAGATTCTCAATCCTGATCAACTTACAGTAGTTACAACAGGAGACATTAAAAGCTTGTCGCAATAG
- a CDS encoding molybdopterin molybdotransferase MoeA — protein MLSVRDAESTILNAVKPLDNQRDIEYIDLLTANGRILASPVVSSRGFPHWDHALMDGYAVRYHDVQHARADKPVILQVVAEIRTGDEPSVTLESGQAVRIFTGAMIPKGADTVIMQEKTHRQENRVLVFIAPQSHEFVIHQGEFYQAGNDLLPSGIVLSATEIALLAAAGREKVSVFRNIRVAIFSTGNELVTLEELPKPGQIFDSNQYALATLMRQLGAEVLLLGIVPDDPIALEQTIDYAITSADIVISTGGVSVGDYDYIYRTLASLGATIHFNRVKMRPGKPLTFATFPNEGLNYAGIDKLQKLYFGLPGNPGSALVTCWRFVQPAVRKMSGMARGWEGKLLKVKSSSELQSNGKMETYIQGELKLRNGECEFCQAEGKHSSANLVNLAQTNALAILPVGKTIVHPGEEVWTLMVKEF, from the coding sequence ATGCTATCAGTTAGAGATGCGGAATCTACTATTTTAAATGCAGTAAAACCACTAGACAACCAAAGAGATATAGAGTACATAGACTTATTGACCGCAAATGGACGAATTTTAGCCAGTCCCGTGGTTAGTTCTCGGGGTTTCCCCCATTGGGACCATGCCCTAATGGATGGTTATGCAGTGCGTTATCATGATGTACAGCATGCCAGGGCAGATAAACCAGTTATTTTGCAAGTTGTAGCGGAAATTAGAACTGGTGATGAACCTTCTGTAACCCTTGAATCGGGACAAGCTGTAAGAATTTTTACCGGTGCTATGATACCAAAGGGTGCTGACACGGTAATCATGCAAGAAAAAACCCACCGTCAGGAAAACCGGGTTTTAGTGTTCATTGCACCCCAATCCCATGAGTTTGTCATCCATCAAGGGGAATTTTACCAAGCAGGAAATGATCTTTTACCTTCCGGAATCGTCTTGAGTGCTACGGAAATTGCCCTTTTAGCTGCTGCTGGTAGGGAAAAAGTCAGTGTTTTTCGCAATATACGAGTAGCTATTTTTTCCACAGGCAATGAGTTGGTAACATTGGAGGAGTTACCAAAACCTGGACAGATATTTGATTCTAACCAGTATGCTCTGGCTACCTTGATGCGCCAGTTGGGGGCTGAAGTGTTATTATTAGGGATCGTACCAGATGATCCCATCGCCCTAGAACAAACCATAGATTACGCAATTACCAGTGCAGATATTGTAATTTCCACTGGGGGGGTATCTGTAGGTGACTATGATTATATATACAGAACGTTAGCTTCTTTGGGGGCAACAATTCATTTTAACAGAGTTAAAATGCGTCCTGGAAAACCACTAACCTTTGCTACTTTCCCAAATGAAGGACTAAACTATGCGGGAATCGACAAATTACAGAAATTATATTTTGGTTTACCAGGGAATCCTGGATCCGCTTTAGTGACTTGTTGGCGGTTTGTGCAGCCAGCGGTCAGAAAAATGTCGGGAATGGCTAGGGGGTGGGAGGGGAAATTACTCAAGGTAAAATCCTCGTCAGAATTACAATCCAATGGCAAAATGGAAACTTATATTCAGGGCGAGTTGAAGCTGAGAAATGGTGAATGTGAGTTTTGCCAAGCTGAGGGTAAACACAGCTCAGCAAACTTGGTCAACTTAGCTCAAACTAACGCTTTGGCAATCTTACCCGTGGGTAAAACCATTGTCCATCCGGGGGAGGAGGTTTGGACTTTGATGGTAAAAGAGTTTTAA
- a CDS encoding AAA family ATPase yields MTKWFNTAGPCKSDIHYMLPTMERLPQLKRLIDQQNYFVIHAPRQTGKTTAMLNLAQELTASGEYTAVMVSVEIGSAFNHQPDVAEQAILGAWQQAARFWLPQDLEPPTWPAASPGQRINAALTTWAEISPRPLVVFIDEIDSLQGETLISMLRQLRDGFPRRPKGFPQCVALIGMRDVRDYKVASGGSDKLNTASPFNIKVESLTLNNFSLKDVTNLYQQHTQATGQIFTPEAVHRAYYLTQGQPWLVNALARQTTEYLTTDPQIPITIDLIDQAKEILIQRQDTHLDSLAERLRENRVQAIIEPILAGEELPNTPEDDRRYLIDLGLVIRSQEGGLKIANPIYQEVIPRMLSRGTQDSLPMIQPTWLTTTGLLNIPALLEAFLDFWRQHGEPLQKSAAYPEIAPHLVLMAFLHRVVNGGGTLDREYAIGSGRMDICLRYGKEVLAMELKVWRKGSSDPLKKGLQQLDKYLSGLNLPTGWLVIFDRRPNLLPISERTTTEMAISPQGRNITVIRG; encoded by the coding sequence GTGACTAAATGGTTTAACACAGCAGGTCCGTGTAAATCAGATATACACTATATGCTCCCCACAATGGAAAGACTACCACAGTTAAAGCGGTTAATTGACCAACAAAACTATTTTGTCATCCACGCACCGAGACAAACAGGAAAAACCACAGCCATGTTAAACCTGGCCCAGGAGTTAACTGCTAGTGGGGAATATACGGCAGTGATGGTATCGGTAGAGATAGGTAGTGCTTTTAATCATCAACCGGATGTTGCTGAACAGGCAATTTTAGGTGCTTGGCAACAAGCAGCAAGATTCTGGTTACCGCAAGACCTGGAACCACCCACATGGCCAGCAGCATCACCCGGACAGCGAATAAATGCTGCTTTAACCACTTGGGCAGAAATATCACCTCGTCCACTGGTAGTATTCATTGATGAAATTGACTCTCTCCAGGGCGAAACATTGATTAGTATGTTACGTCAATTGAGGGATGGTTTTCCCCGTCGTCCCAAAGGATTTCCCCAGTGTGTAGCCCTAATTGGTATGAGGGATGTGCGGGATTATAAAGTTGCATCTGGAGGTAGTGATAAATTAAATACTGCCAGTCCTTTTAATATTAAAGTAGAATCCCTGACCCTAAATAACTTCAGTTTAAAAGATGTAACTAACCTCTATCAACAACACACCCAAGCTACGGGACAGATATTCACACCAGAAGCTGTTCACCGTGCTTATTATTTGACTCAAGGTCAACCCTGGTTAGTTAATGCTCTAGCTCGTCAAACTACAGAATATTTAACCACAGATCCCCAGATTCCTATTACTATAGACCTGATTGATCAAGCCAAGGAAATCCTAATTCAAAGACAAGATACCCACCTAGATAGTCTAGCAGAAAGATTGAGAGAAAACCGGGTTCAAGCAATCATAGAACCTATTTTAGCGGGGGAAGAATTGCCCAATACTCCCGAAGACGACCGGCGTTATTTAATCGATTTAGGATTAGTTATACGTAGTCAAGAAGGGGGATTAAAAATTGCCAATCCTATTTATCAAGAGGTAATTCCTCGTATGTTATCCCGGGGAACTCAAGACAGTTTACCCATGATCCAACCCACCTGGTTAACAACTACAGGTCTATTGAATATTCCAGCTCTGCTAGAGGCATTTTTAGACTTTTGGCGCCAGCATGGAGAACCACTACAAAAAAGCGCCGCCTATCCAGAAATAGCACCCCATTTAGTATTAATGGCATTTTTACATCGAGTGGTAAATGGAGGGGGAACTTTAGACAGAGAATATGCTATTGGTTCGGGAAGAATGGATATATGTTTACGTTATGGGAAAGAAGTATTAGCAATGGAATTAAAGGTGTGGAGAAAAGGTAGCTCAGACCCATTAAAAAAGGGACTGCAACAGTTGGATAAATACTTATCAGGATTAAATTTGCCCACGGGATGGTTGGTGATTTTTGACCGTCGTCCTAATTTACTACCTATAAGCGAAAGAACAACCACGGAAATGGCAATTAGTCCCCAGGGGAGAAATATTACGGTAATTCGAGGTTAG
- a CDS encoding trans-splicing intein-formed DNA polymerase III subunit alpha C-terminal partner DnaE-C produces MVKIVSRRYLGKADVYDIGVAKDHNFIIKNGLVASNCFNKSHSTAYGYVTYQTAYLKANYPLEYMAALLTANSGDTDKVQKYLNNCNNMGIEIDPPDINRSGLDFTPADQKILFGFSAVRNVGQNAIAGILDARQQGGEFTSLGDFCDRIDLRVVNRRTLESLIQCGAFDKIESNRHQLVKDLELVYEWAQSRAKDRAIGQGNLFDFMGTGISNVSTSSKNGFKSIPKADPVSDYPPQEKLRMEKELLGFYVSAHPLKNIKQSSSLLAPINLVDLGEQKDKNLVCVVVMLNHVKKVMTKKGEQMAILQIEDLTTTSEAVVFPKTYERINGILEIDARLIVWGKVDKRDEQTQLLVEDAEQVEKIQMVVVELNPHEASSIDTQHHLRSILKEQSGDKDKAKVPVIGIVQAGSYRQVVRFGKQYWVQDASLTVHSLRNAQFSAHGKQLSD; encoded by the coding sequence ATGGTGAAAATAGTTTCTCGCCGATATTTAGGAAAAGCGGATGTTTATGACATTGGAGTTGCCAAAGACCACAATTTTATCATCAAAAATGGCTTGGTTGCTTCCAACTGTTTCAATAAATCTCACTCTACCGCCTATGGTTATGTCACTTACCAAACAGCATACTTAAAAGCTAATTATCCCTTGGAATATATGGCAGCACTGTTAACAGCTAACAGTGGGGATACGGACAAAGTTCAGAAATATCTCAACAATTGTAATAACATGGGGATTGAAATTGATCCACCAGATATTAATCGTTCTGGGTTAGATTTTACACCAGCAGATCAGAAGATATTATTTGGATTTTCCGCAGTGCGTAATGTGGGACAAAATGCGATCGCTGGTATCTTAGATGCTCGTCAACAAGGAGGAGAATTTACATCTCTAGGTGACTTTTGCGATCGCATTGATTTACGGGTTGTCAATCGTCGCACCCTAGAGTCATTAATTCAATGTGGAGCATTTGATAAAATAGAGTCGAACCGCCATCAATTAGTTAAAGATTTAGAATTAGTATATGAATGGGCCCAATCCCGTGCTAAAGATAGAGCTATTGGTCAAGGAAACCTATTTGACTTCATGGGTACTGGCATTAGTAACGTGTCCACAAGTAGTAAAAATGGATTTAAGTCCATACCTAAAGCCGACCCAGTGTCAGACTATCCCCCCCAGGAAAAACTGCGAATGGAAAAAGAATTATTAGGTTTTTATGTATCAGCCCATCCTTTAAAAAATATTAAACAATCTTCATCTTTATTAGCGCCCATTAATCTTGTCGATTTAGGAGAGCAAAAGGATAAAAACCTAGTTTGTGTAGTGGTGATGCTGAACCACGTCAAAAAAGTGATGACCAAAAAAGGGGAGCAAATGGCAATTTTGCAAATTGAGGATTTAACCACAACCTCAGAAGCAGTTGTGTTTCCCAAAACCTATGAGCGGATTAATGGAATACTAGAAATTGATGCCAGATTAATTGTGTGGGGGAAGGTAGATAAACGGGATGAACAGACCCAATTGCTGGTGGAAGATGCAGAGCAGGTAGAGAAAATTCAGATGGTAGTAGTGGAATTAAATCCCCACGAAGCCAGTAGTATTGATACTCAACATCATTTACGCTCTATTTTAAAAGAACAATCGGGGGATAAAGATAAAGCCAAAGTTCCTGTGATTGGAATTGTTCAAGCGGGAAGTTACCGTCAAGTGGTTAGGTTTGGTAAGCAGTATTGGGTACAAGATGCAAGTCTTACCGTCCACTCCCTCAGAAATGCTCAGTTTAGTGCTCATGGTAAACAGTTAAGTGATTAG